A genomic segment from Clostridium pasteurianum BC1 encodes:
- a CDS encoding ABC transporter permease, with the protein MKNVLNLVKNEYIKLFSEKKLYIILAYIILLSFFTAKSYTDSKFQPGAISGFPPNMRFLLNNLNALNYLIIFSTDSIFGGTTQFSIMIVSLLAIDTFLYDFKSGNAKFVLASGISKFELTLSKYIYMILNIFIIICMFFVIGFIMGSFFFGIHGITSINFIETFIIYLLGAIPMLAFTSIIALISCTNINKSILTLISIMFIIIMGISDSFTNTKFFSPTGMLSLFNYDVPMKITFNILYCGLISFIYFIVTFMLYIFIMERKDIFI; encoded by the coding sequence ATGAAAAATGTACTAAATTTAGTTAAAAATGAATATATAAAGCTTTTTTCTGAAAAAAAATTATATATTATATTAGCTTATATAATTCTTTTGAGTTTTTTTACTGCAAAGTCTTATACTGATTCTAAATTTCAGCCAGGAGCGATTTCTGGTTTCCCACCTAATATGAGATTTTTATTAAATAATTTAAATGCATTGAATTATTTAATAATATTTTCTACAGATTCAATATTTGGTGGAACAACTCAATTTTCAATTATGATTGTTTCTCTTTTAGCCATAGATACATTTTTATATGATTTTAAATCTGGAAATGCTAAATTTGTATTGGCATCTGGAATAAGTAAGTTTGAATTAACTTTAAGTAAATATATTTATATGATTTTAAATATATTTATAATTATATGTATGTTTTTTGTAATAGGATTTATAATGGGATCATTTTTCTTTGGAATACATGGTATTACATCAATAAATTTTATTGAAACGTTTATAATATATTTATTGGGAGCAATACCTATGTTAGCATTTACAAGTATTATAGCGTTAATTTCATGTACTAACATAAATAAGTCTATATTAACATTAATATCAATTATGTTTATAATAATAATGGGTATTAGTGATTCATTTACAAATACTAAGTTTTTTTCACCAACAGGTATGTTATCATTATTTAATTATGATGTTCCAATGAAAATTACGTTTAATATCTTATATTGTGGATTAATATCATTTATTTATTTTATAGTTACATTTATGTTGTACATATTTATTATGGAGAGAAAAGATATTTTTATTTAA
- a CDS encoding ABC transporter permease, with translation MTKILRNEIEKYFRYRWIIYFLSIAFSAIVLNLIRTISDNSNYQYLNLIAQSITSTNLESGLMALVIPIITIVISNSIVAEDYESGTMKFLIISPITRIEVLFGKFLSIVLILLINIITVFILVSIMSGFLAHNYQGIFSQRYLVLLGKYILISISIIPIILGSILIALLLDKFEKSVTLSIVIFFIFYIIDNLFSGIKFFSISYEIINLMFITGTNQLLIYKSLIFSILYSLIIMIINIITIKRKDFWI, from the coding sequence ATGACTAAAATTTTAAGAAATGAGATTGAGAAGTACTTTAGATATAGATGGATAATATACTTTTTAAGTATTGCTTTTTCTGCAATAGTTTTAAATTTAATTAGAACTATAAGTGATAATTCTAATTATCAATATTTAAATTTAATAGCTCAGTCTATAACTTCAACTAATTTAGAATCAGGTCTTATGGCTTTAGTAATTCCAATAATAACCATTGTTATATCAAATTCTATAGTGGCTGAAGACTACGAAAGTGGAACTATGAAATTCTTAATTATATCTCCAATAACAAGAATTGAAGTTTTATTCGGTAAATTTTTATCTATAGTTTTAATATTATTAATTAATATAATTACAGTATTTATTTTGGTTTCTATTATGAGTGGGTTTTTAGCACATAATTATCAAGGAATATTTTCACAAAGATATCTAGTATTGTTAGGAAAATATATTTTGATATCAATATCAATAATTCCTATTATACTTGGCTCAATTTTAATAGCATTACTTTTGGATAAATTTGAGAAATCTGTAACATTATCAATAGTGATATTTTTTATATTTTATATTATTGATAATTTATTTAGTGGAATTAAGTTTTTTAGTATTTCCTATGAAATAATTAATTTAATGTTTATTACAGGAACGAATCAATTACTTATATATAAATCTTTAATTTTTTCAATATTATACTCATTAATTATTATGATAATTAATATTATTACAATTAAAAGAAAGGATTTTTGGATATGA
- a CDS encoding ABC transporter ATP-binding protein, with the protein MNNIIRTINLTKKIKEVTIVNKININLEQGDIYGFLGPNGSGKSTTIKMMLGLVKPTEGRVEINGYDVWKDKKKALNSIGAMIENPSFYDYLSGYKNLELYKNLYDLPKTRINEVLNIVGLEKEKNKKVKKYSLGMKQRLAIARAFINYPKIVILDEPTNGLDPVGVVEIRNLIRDLSVKENINFIICSHILSEIQELCNKVSIINKGELISEGYVKDLLNQEFDEYFIDTSDLQKAKVILEKFEVVKSISIHDNIIQINIDKGKIGEINKKLALNDIDITSIKKKENTLESYFLSTL; encoded by the coding sequence ATGAATAATATTATTAGAACAATAAATTTAACAAAAAAAATTAAAGAGGTTACTATAGTAAATAAGATAAATATTAATTTAGAACAGGGAGATATATATGGATTTTTAGGACCAAATGGTTCAGGAAAAAGTACTACAATAAAGATGATGCTTGGTCTTGTAAAACCAACAGAAGGTAGAGTTGAAATAAATGGTTATGATGTTTGGAAAGATAAAAAGAAAGCTTTAAATTCTATTGGTGCAATGATAGAAAATCCTAGTTTTTATGATTACTTAAGTGGATATAAAAATTTAGAGTTATATAAGAATTTATATGATTTACCCAAAACTAGAATTAATGAAGTACTCAACATTGTCGGGTTGGAAAAAGAGAAAAATAAAAAAGTTAAAAAATATTCATTAGGAATGAAACAACGGTTAGCTATTGCAAGAGCTTTTATAAATTATCCTAAAATAGTTATATTGGACGAGCCTACAAATGGTTTGGATCCAGTAGGAGTTGTAGAAATAAGAAATTTAATAAGAGATCTTTCTGTAAAAGAAAATATAAATTTTATAATATGTTCTCATATATTAAGCGAAATACAAGAACTTTGTAATAAAGTCTCAATAATTAATAAGGGTGAACTTATAAGTGAAGGATATGTTAAGGATTTATTAAATCAAGAATTTGATGAATACTTTATAGATACTTCTGATTTACAAAAAGCAAAAGTTATATTAGAAAAATTTGAAGTAGTGAAATCAATAAGTATACATGATAACATAATTCAAATTAATATTGATAAAGGAAAAATAGGAGAAATAAATAAAAAGCTAGCTTTAAATGATATAGATATCACATCTATAAAGAAGAAAGAAAATACACTAGAATCATACTTTTTAAGTACATTATAA